In the genome of Candidatus Microbacterium phytovorans, one region contains:
- a CDS encoding DUF58 domain-containing protein gives MTTTREPVEPTRAAPRRIGAPGTATAADAAPTASAPTASASPTFESAETPRPGLAASAPSRWEHAREAATAVLAVAWRHIARVAAVVRPLGWVALALAVVLWFAAVAYGWSEAMVAAAVVTAALALSIPFLFGRTAYGVDLDLTRTRVVVGERAVGALTLTNGTGRALLPSEVVLPVGAGRGVFDVPRLAAGESHEELFAIPTTARGVLAVGPVSVLRGDPLGLFERTHDRRQAVELFVHPRTTALDGLSLGQMRDLEGLPVQQLERDDVSFHALREYQPGDDLRHVHWKSTARTGDVMVRQYEQTRRSHFVVGLSGHPDDYRTEAEFELAISIAGSVGLRALRDSRVLDARTQHGALRADSGRRFLDALAALEPTRPRDGGVVALAGAMAVGAPQAAVAVLVCGSTVDAAELRLACSRLPYGVRVLAVVADVRVDAPSLRRVGEADVVTVGALDQLGRAVRKVLS, from the coding sequence ATGACCACCACCCGGGAACCGGTCGAGCCGACGCGCGCCGCGCCTCGGCGGATCGGCGCGCCCGGAACCGCCACAGCCGCAGACGCCGCGCCGACGGCATCCGCGCCGACGGCATCCGCGTCGCCGACGTTCGAGAGCGCCGAGACGCCTCGGCCAGGGCTCGCGGCATCCGCTCCGTCCCGTTGGGAGCACGCGCGAGAGGCGGCCACCGCGGTGCTCGCCGTCGCCTGGCGTCACATCGCACGCGTCGCCGCCGTCGTCCGTCCGCTCGGCTGGGTCGCCCTGGCGCTCGCGGTCGTGCTCTGGTTCGCCGCCGTCGCCTACGGCTGGTCGGAGGCGATGGTCGCGGCGGCGGTCGTCACGGCCGCCCTGGCCCTCAGCATCCCGTTCCTGTTCGGGCGCACCGCCTACGGCGTCGACCTCGACCTCACCCGCACCCGCGTGGTCGTGGGCGAGCGGGCGGTGGGTGCCCTGACGCTTACCAACGGCACCGGCCGGGCGCTCCTGCCGTCCGAGGTCGTGCTGCCGGTGGGTGCCGGCCGCGGCGTCTTCGACGTGCCGCGCCTGGCGGCGGGGGAGTCGCACGAGGAGCTCTTCGCGATCCCGACGACGGCGCGGGGTGTGCTCGCTGTCGGTCCTGTGAGCGTGCTCCGCGGCGACCCGCTGGGCCTGTTCGAGCGCACCCACGACCGCCGTCAGGCCGTCGAGCTGTTCGTGCACCCGCGCACGACGGCGCTCGACGGACTCTCGCTCGGGCAGATGCGCGACCTCGAGGGTCTTCCCGTGCAGCAGCTGGAGCGCGACGACGTGTCGTTCCACGCCCTGCGCGAGTACCAGCCGGGCGACGACCTGCGCCACGTCCACTGGAAGTCGACGGCGCGCACGGGCGATGTCATGGTGCGTCAGTACGAGCAGACCCGCCGGTCGCACTTCGTCGTGGGCCTGTCGGGACACCCCGACGACTACCGCACCGAGGCGGAGTTCGAGCTCGCGATCTCGATCGCCGGATCGGTCGGACTGCGGGCGCTTCGCGACTCTCGTGTGCTCGACGCGCGCACGCAGCACGGCGCCCTCCGCGCCGACAGCGGCCGCCGCTTCCTCGACGCGTTGGCTGCGCTCGAACCCACCCGACCGCGCGACGGCGGTGTCGTCGCGCTCGCCGGCGCGATGGCCGTCGGTGCGCCGCAGGCGGCCGTCGCGGTCCTGGTGTGCGGCTCGACGGTGGATGCCGCAGAGCTGCGGCTCGCGTGCTCGCGCCTCCCCTATGGCGTGCGCGTGCTGGCGGTCGTCGCCGACGTGCGGGTCGACGCTCCGTCGCTGCGGCGCGTGGGCGAGGCCGACGTCGTGACCGTCGGCGCTCTCGACCAGCTGGGTCGCGCCGTGCGGAAGGTGCTGTCGTGA
- a CDS encoding transglutaminase-like domain-containing protein — protein sequence MNRPVVRTAIDLGAIALLLAVAVIGFGPTFDGPQYLVAGFGAIIVGLAVAWFGQWLRWGILPVAGVTVAVYFLLGGALALPHTAMLGVIPTLETWRQLAVGTVTSFKALLTTVPPVAASDGHLVVPFLLTLVAAVIAGSLALRVRPAAWALLPALALTGLQILLGAAQPAAPLVQGIVFAAVAVVWLALRQTWDGDSAAQRLENAAATPSRPLRARRLIAGGAVLALAAGIGVATAAFGSTPTQRYILRDFVVPPFDVHQYPSPLQAWRGYIRDDADATLFTASGLPEDARVRLATMDAYNGIVYNVSDDGAGSSSAFTPVRSNMSPTATGTPTTVRIAIGDYAGVWLPDVGAVRDIAFDGDRAGELRRSAHFNDATGTAVVTAGLRSGDAYTLQTLVSEVPSDAALADAAFAPLSMPKQEGVPESLSKLAAENLGEAETPIERVRALQDWLSTDGYFSHGLADDVFSPSGHGAARITMLFSNDQMIGDDEQYAVAMALLARQLGMPARVVMGWYPGEDETDAGVFTATGDNLHAWVEVAFDGFGWVPFDPTPDEDNEPNDQNTKPQANPKPQVLQPPPPAQEPADLPPTIADDREQDDDTEPGVDWLGTVLLWGGIGLGTVALLLAPFIVLGLIKGARRARRRNAERTADRISGGWDEIVDTAVDLRTPVVPGATRAESATIVGSRFEEPRVTTLATWADADVYGPGDPSPEDVEAFWREVDALVGGMRQKTSWWQRLGARLSLRSLRRGRSA from the coding sequence GTGAACCGCCCCGTCGTGCGGACCGCGATCGACCTCGGGGCCATCGCGCTGCTGCTGGCGGTCGCCGTCATCGGCTTCGGCCCCACCTTCGACGGACCCCAGTACCTCGTCGCCGGGTTCGGTGCGATCATCGTCGGGCTCGCGGTGGCGTGGTTCGGTCAGTGGCTGCGCTGGGGAATCCTTCCCGTAGCCGGGGTCACCGTCGCCGTCTACTTCCTGCTGGGCGGCGCGTTGGCCCTGCCGCACACGGCGATGCTCGGGGTGATCCCGACGCTCGAGACCTGGCGGCAGCTGGCGGTCGGCACCGTGACCTCCTTCAAGGCGCTGCTGACCACGGTCCCGCCGGTCGCGGCATCCGACGGGCACCTCGTCGTGCCGTTCCTGCTCACCCTCGTCGCGGCCGTGATCGCCGGCTCGCTCGCGCTGCGGGTGCGGCCGGCCGCCTGGGCGCTGCTCCCGGCCCTCGCGCTCACCGGGCTCCAGATCCTCCTCGGCGCCGCGCAGCCGGCCGCGCCGCTCGTGCAGGGCATCGTCTTCGCCGCCGTCGCGGTCGTGTGGCTCGCGCTGCGGCAGACCTGGGATGGCGACTCGGCGGCCCAGCGCCTCGAGAACGCGGCCGCGACGCCCTCGCGTCCCCTGCGCGCGCGCCGGCTCATCGCCGGGGGTGCGGTGCTGGCCCTGGCCGCCGGGATCGGCGTCGCGACCGCCGCGTTCGGCTCCACCCCGACGCAGCGCTACATCCTGCGCGACTTCGTGGTGCCGCCGTTCGACGTGCACCAGTACCCGAGCCCGCTGCAGGCATGGCGCGGCTACATCCGCGACGATGCCGACGCGACCCTGTTCACCGCGTCCGGGCTTCCCGAAGACGCGCGCGTGCGTCTCGCGACGATGGATGCCTACAACGGCATCGTCTACAACGTGTCGGACGACGGTGCGGGCTCCTCGAGCGCGTTCACGCCGGTGCGGTCCAACATGTCGCCGACGGCGACGGGCACGCCCACGACCGTGCGGATCGCCATCGGCGACTACGCGGGCGTGTGGCTTCCCGACGTGGGCGCCGTGCGGGACATCGCCTTCGACGGCGACCGTGCCGGGGAGCTTCGACGTTCTGCGCACTTCAACGACGCGACGGGCACCGCCGTCGTGACGGCCGGTCTCCGGTCGGGCGACGCCTACACGCTGCAGACGCTCGTCTCCGAGGTGCCCAGCGATGCGGCGCTCGCCGACGCCGCGTTCGCTCCCCTCTCCATGCCCAAGCAGGAGGGCGTGCCCGAGTCGCTGTCGAAGCTCGCCGCCGAGAACCTCGGCGAGGCCGAGACCCCCATCGAGCGCGTCCGCGCCCTGCAGGACTGGCTGAGCACCGACGGCTACTTCAGCCACGGTCTCGCCGACGACGTCTTCTCACCGTCGGGGCACGGCGCCGCGCGGATCACGATGTTGTTCTCGAACGACCAGATGATCGGCGACGACGAGCAGTACGCCGTCGCGATGGCGCTCCTGGCGCGGCAGCTGGGCATGCCGGCGCGCGTCGTCATGGGCTGGTACCCGGGCGAGGACGAGACGGATGCCGGTGTGTTCACCGCCACGGGTGACAACCTGCACGCGTGGGTGGAGGTCGCCTTCGACGGCTTCGGCTGGGTGCCGTTCGATCCGACCCCCGACGAGGACAACGAGCCCAACGACCAGAACACCAAGCCGCAGGCGAACCCGAAGCCGCAGGTGCTGCAGCCTCCGCCGCCCGCGCAGGAGCCCGCCGACCTCCCGCCGACGATCGCCGACGATCGTGAGCAGGACGACGACACCGAACCGGGCGTCGACTGGCTCGGGACCGTGCTGCTGTGGGGTGGGATCGGGCTCGGCACCGTCGCCCTGCTCCTCGCGCCGTTCATCGTGCTCGGACTGATCAAGGGTGCCCGTCGCGCGCGCCGCCGCAACGCGGAGCGCACCGCCGACCGCATCTCGGGCGGATGGGACGAAATCGTCGACACCGCCGTCGACCTCCGCACGCCGGTCGTGCCCGGGGCGACGCGCGCCGAGAGCGCGACGATCGTGGGCTCGCGCTTCGAGGAGCCCCGCGTGACCACGCTGGCGACGTGGGCCGACGCCGACGTGTACGGGCCCGGCGATCCGTCGCCCGAGGACGTCGAGGCGTTCTGGCGCGAGGTGGACGCGCTCGTGGGCGGCATGCGGCAGAAAACGTCGTGGTGGCAGCGCCTCGGTGCGCGCCTGAGTCTGCGGTCCCTCCGCCGGGGACGGTCCGCATGA
- a CDS encoding FHA domain-containing protein, with product MTAVLDSDTGPDTRPRAEVLRELRAAVDVIGGVPPFGPRPLVTLVWDDGIRHVVRAQTVFGRNPGAVPGWAAIAVRDETLSLSRTHVAVGGVLGAVWLADTGSMNGTDIVRDGERHRVAPGERWILRAGDILEVGDRRVSIEGV from the coding sequence ATGACTGCTGTGCTCGACTCCGACACCGGACCCGACACCCGTCCGCGGGCCGAGGTGCTCCGCGAGCTGCGCGCCGCCGTCGACGTGATCGGCGGTGTGCCGCCGTTCGGGCCGCGGCCGCTCGTCACGCTCGTGTGGGACGACGGCATCCGTCACGTGGTCCGCGCGCAGACCGTCTTCGGTCGCAACCCCGGCGCCGTTCCGGGATGGGCGGCAATCGCGGTGCGCGACGAGACGCTGTCGCTGTCGCGGACGCACGTGGCGGTCGGCGGGGTCTTGGGCGCCGTGTGGCTCGCCGACACGGGTTCGATGAACGGCACGGACATCGTCCGGGACGGCGAACGGCATCGCGTGGCACCCGGTGAGCGGTGGATACTGCGCGCAGGTGACATCCTGGAGGTCGGCGATCGTCGGGTGAGCATCGAGGGGGTGTGA
- a CDS encoding protein phosphatase 2C domain-containing protein — MESPITVAVGAATHAGLRRPVNEDSHLASAPLFLVADGMGGHDAGAAASAIVVDEFSRLAGAPSLGIQDVRDALDRARRRVHALVVGQRAAGTTLSGVAISDVGGAGYWLTVNVGDSRTYRFSGGVLEQISVDHSVVQELIDAGELDAVAAASDRRRNEITRAIGAGSDGEPDFWLVPAEPGDRMLICSDGLSGELDSERLRRVLAETPDPQEAATRLVHEAMVRGGRDNITVVIVDAVGVRGHDDVPVDTAQAGGRDEVDSDTRPTRGRAHSAGGTAHD; from the coding sequence GTGGAGTCTCCCATCACGGTGGCCGTCGGCGCCGCCACCCATGCGGGGCTGCGACGGCCGGTCAACGAGGACTCCCACCTCGCCTCCGCGCCGCTCTTCCTCGTCGCCGACGGCATGGGCGGTCACGACGCGGGAGCGGCGGCGAGTGCGATCGTCGTCGACGAGTTCTCGCGCCTGGCCGGGGCGCCGAGCCTCGGCATCCAGGACGTCCGCGACGCGCTCGACCGCGCCCGCCGCCGGGTGCACGCCCTCGTCGTGGGACAACGCGCCGCCGGCACGACCCTCAGCGGCGTCGCGATCTCCGACGTGGGCGGCGCGGGCTACTGGCTCACGGTGAACGTCGGCGACTCCCGCACCTACCGCTTCTCGGGCGGCGTGCTCGAGCAGATCAGCGTCGACCACTCCGTCGTGCAGGAGCTCATCGACGCGGGCGAACTCGACGCCGTCGCCGCGGCGAGCGACCGGCGCCGCAACGAGATCACGCGGGCCATCGGTGCCGGCAGCGACGGCGAACCCGACTTCTGGCTCGTCCCGGCCGAACCGGGCGATCGCATGCTCATCTGCTCCGACGGTCTGTCGGGCGAACTGGACAGCGAACGCCTCCGGCGGGTGCTGGCCGAGACGCCCGACCCGCAAGAGGCGGCGACCCGGCTCGTCCACGAGGCGATGGTGCGCGGCGGACGAGACAACATCACGGTCGTGATCGTGGATGCCGTCGGCGTCCGCGGCCACGACGACGTTCCCGTCGACACCGCTCAGGCGGGCGGGCGCGACGAGGTCGACAGCGACACGCGTCCCACGCGGGGACGGGCGCACAGCGCGGGAGGAACCGCTCATGACTGA
- a CDS encoding FHA domain-containing protein, whose product MTEVRYVPAARDGWRAAVSPRALAVLSPAVTPQTAEAVWRRLDGGGIGALVEALTGAFGTSLTAIPPFALVVVEDEDVRIAVRGPLDVVVEGEAGAVEVSGRGVATWAERLVSRPHRVTVVPDGEPGSIDEADALPLASGVVPVSGIVLMPGGVGVAVAAVPAPAAAVAAHRGAASAAEATTGSTGARATGPVETDADTAAPEPPTSEPATTHGPDTTGSIEAAAGDTWIPALTQVPLDEVPLNEVPRANVPSASADPAPADPAADPAPADDSTIATPRTAAAAAAAASPDAGGAWAATVVRGAVPDTSAAPAGDHDGATISVAEARAMRGQSAGSQGGTGSQGGTASPFEPVADVPLRRPATGRVRLSSGQVVELERPVVIGRRPRSPRASGAELPTLIAVESPEGDISRSHVEIRAEGEHVLVTDLATTNGTVLRRVGQDPVRLHPSEPTMVVTGDVLDLGDGVTVTFEDLP is encoded by the coding sequence ATGACTGAGGTCAGGTACGTGCCGGCGGCGCGCGACGGCTGGCGGGCGGCGGTATCCCCGCGGGCGCTCGCCGTCCTCTCGCCTGCGGTCACTCCGCAGACCGCGGAGGCCGTGTGGCGCCGGCTCGACGGCGGTGGCATCGGTGCCCTCGTCGAGGCGCTGACCGGTGCCTTCGGCACGTCGCTGACGGCCATCCCGCCGTTCGCGCTCGTCGTCGTGGAGGACGAAGACGTGCGGATCGCCGTGCGCGGTCCGTTGGATGTCGTCGTAGAGGGCGAAGCGGGAGCGGTCGAGGTATCGGGGCGCGGTGTCGCGACGTGGGCGGAGCGGCTCGTGTCGCGCCCGCATCGGGTCACGGTCGTCCCCGACGGTGAGCCGGGGTCGATCGACGAGGCCGACGCTCTCCCGCTCGCCTCGGGTGTCGTGCCCGTCTCGGGGATCGTGCTCATGCCTGGCGGTGTCGGCGTTGCGGTGGCCGCCGTGCCCGCTCCCGCGGCAGCGGTCGCGGCGCACCGCGGGGCTGCCTCGGCCGCTGAGGCCACGACGGGGTCGACCGGGGCCCGCGCGACGGGACCGGTGGAGACGGATGCCGACACCGCGGCCCCGGAGCCCCCGACCTCGGAGCCCGCGACGACGCACGGCCCCGATACGACCGGGTCGATCGAGGCCGCGGCGGGCGACACCTGGATCCCCGCGCTCACACAGGTGCCCCTCGACGAGGTGCCGCTCAACGAGGTGCCCCGCGCGAACGTACCGTCCGCGTCGGCCGATCCCGCGCCGGCCGACCCCGCGGCCGACCCCGCGCCTGCCGACGACAGCACGATCGCCACTCCCCGCACGGCGGCGGCCGCAGCCGCGGCCGCATCGCCGGACGCGGGCGGCGCATGGGCGGCCACGGTCGTCCGCGGGGCGGTGCCCGACACGAGCGCCGCGCCCGCCGGAGACCACGACGGCGCCACGATCTCCGTGGCGGAAGCCCGGGCGATGCGCGGGCAGAGCGCAGGGAGCCAGGGCGGAACGGGGAGCCAGGGCGGAACGGCATCCCCGTTCGAGCCGGTCGCCGACGTCCCCTTGCGCCGGCCCGCGACCGGGCGCGTGCGACTGTCGTCAGGCCAGGTCGTGGAACTCGAGCGCCCCGTCGTCATCGGTCGTCGCCCCCGGTCACCGCGCGCCTCCGGGGCGGAACTGCCGACGCTCATCGCGGTCGAGAGCCCCGAGGGCGACATCTCCCGCAGCCACGTGGAGATCCGTGCCGAGGGAGAGCACGTGCTCGTGACCGACCTCGCCACCACCAACGGCACCGTGCTCCGCCGCGTCGGCCAAGACCCGGTGCGCCTGCACCCGAGCGAGCCCACGATGGTCGTCACCGGCGACGTGCTCGACCTCGGCGACGGCGTCACCGTGACCTTCGAGGACCTCCCGTGA
- a CDS encoding serine/threonine-protein kinase, which yields MSSKRTPAPPPQLPGFTFLDVLGSGGFADVYLFEQHLPRRKVAVKVLLPEKMAGASTEQFTAEANVMALLSTHPAIVTIYQAGVSEDRRPYLAMEYCPKPNLQVRSRASALSVAEALRIGIQVAAAVETAHRAGILHRDIKPANILVTEYNRPALTDFGIATTAGSADPSSGMSIPWSPPESFADVPEFGVRSDVWALGATVFTLLAGRSPFEVPGARNGGAELIQRIERDPLSRLDRADAPESLQLVLERAMSKRPVDRYDTAVAFARALQRVQIELAHAVTPIDILDDAPDADEEDDDDGELTRVRGIVSIDPQTSPAAGRTRERLVDGAPLPSTTTSSGADETVARVAVPRYVEPRYAEPRFAEPEAAPTIQRPSVLSGTPISAPPGGPSIVTGPPAPGGAPAGGFAAGPDAVASGGPTRPRSRTGLWIGLAAGVTAVVVVGAVAGASLLAPQPTPSPTAPVEVDPQDPVNGFVPPVADLAGEAKGSKVVFTWSNPDPADGDTYVWYPYTLDGEGAQGLVDTETVTVPVDESGRTCIAVTLRRADGATGNEQRHCTP from the coding sequence GTGAGCTCGAAGCGCACCCCCGCGCCGCCGCCGCAGCTGCCGGGCTTCACCTTCCTCGACGTGCTCGGCTCCGGCGGCTTCGCCGACGTGTACCTGTTCGAGCAGCACCTTCCGCGCCGGAAGGTCGCCGTCAAGGTGCTGCTTCCCGAGAAGATGGCGGGCGCGTCCACCGAGCAGTTCACCGCCGAGGCGAACGTCATGGCGCTCCTGTCGACGCATCCGGCGATCGTCACGATCTACCAGGCGGGAGTGTCGGAAGACCGCCGCCCCTACCTCGCGATGGAGTACTGCCCCAAACCGAACCTGCAGGTGCGCTCCCGGGCGTCGGCGCTGTCGGTGGCCGAGGCGCTGCGCATCGGCATCCAGGTCGCGGCGGCCGTCGAGACCGCGCACCGGGCCGGCATCCTGCACCGCGACATCAAACCCGCGAACATCCTCGTCACGGAGTACAACCGGCCGGCGCTCACCGACTTCGGCATCGCGACGACGGCCGGCAGTGCCGACCCCTCGTCGGGCATGTCGATCCCGTGGTCGCCGCCCGAGTCGTTCGCCGACGTGCCCGAGTTCGGCGTGCGGTCGGACGTCTGGGCGCTCGGGGCCACGGTGTTCACGCTCCTCGCGGGACGCTCGCCCTTCGAGGTGCCCGGAGCCCGCAACGGCGGCGCCGAACTCATCCAGCGGATCGAGCGCGACCCGCTGTCCCGTCTCGACCGGGCAGATGCCCCCGAGTCGTTGCAGCTCGTGCTGGAGCGGGCGATGTCGAAGCGTCCCGTCGACCGCTACGACACGGCGGTGGCATTCGCGCGGGCGCTGCAGCGCGTGCAGATCGAGCTCGCGCACGCCGTGACCCCGATCGACATCCTCGACGACGCGCCGGATGCCGACGAGGAAGACGACGACGACGGCGAACTCACGCGGGTCCGCGGCATCGTCAGCATCGACCCGCAGACCTCCCCGGCCGCCGGCCGCACGCGGGAGCGCCTCGTCGACGGGGCGCCGCTCCCGAGCACGACCACCTCGTCGGGCGCCGACGAGACCGTCGCCCGCGTCGCCGTGCCACGCTACGTCGAACCCCGCTACGCCGAACCCCGTTTTGCAGAACCTGAAGCGGCGCCGACGATCCAGCGCCCGTCGGTCCTCTCCGGCACGCCGATCTCCGCCCCTCCCGGTGGCCCGTCGATCGTCACCGGTCCGCCCGCCCCGGGCGGAGCGCCCGCGGGCGGCTTTGCCGCCGGGCCGGATGCCGTGGCATCCGGGGGTCCGACGCGTCCTCGCTCGCGGACGGGACTGTGGATCGGGCTCGCCGCGGGAGTGACGGCCGTGGTGGTGGTGGGTGCCGTGGCCGGCGCCAGCCTGCTCGCGCCGCAGCCGACGCCGTCGCCGACCGCACCGGTCGAAGTCGACCCGCAGGATCCCGTTAACGGATTCGTGCCGCCCGTCGCCGACCTCGCCGGTGAGGCCAAGGGGTCGAAGGTCGTCTTCACGTGGAGCAACCCCGATCCGGCCGACGGCGACACGTACGTCTGGTACCCGTACACGCTCGACGGTGAGGGCGCGCAGGGGCTCGTCGACACGGAGACGGTGACGGTGCCGGTCGACGAGTCGGGGCGGACGTGCATCGCCGTGACGCTGCGGCGCGCCGATGGCGCCACCGGTAACGAGCAGCGCCACTGCACCCCCTGA
- a CDS encoding D-alanyl-D-alanine carboxypeptidase: MRDALDDFADLLSEPAAEADGGGARPERRRRRRRGWIAAGVAALVIVALVGGYTVWALSTPIALPVASTRVPAVDMPAAAELELPWSGGWAVSVAGGEEFLPAEASGIWEAADLDEPRPMASITKLVTALVVLDARPLEDADDPGPTLTFHGVQKLYDKYYVQNATVARMRPGSTMSQRDVLQMMLIVSASNYAEAAAVWAHGSLWSFAEATERWLEQHGLDDTRVVEPSGIDPRNTSTPRDLIALAEIAMAEPAIAEIVGQRSLDVPGFSGSNANTLVGGDSVAGVSFVGVKTGTLDESGANLLFTARVGIGRDRPLTVTGVLLGTGSQTHNASTAEALVSSLSAGFHDVEVAREGTPVGDYTTAWGASAEMLMASDATVFTWSDTPIEVDMVTRPLSTGRAGEVVGSLTWTAGTETATTDLVLSDDIALPDAWWRLTHPFELLG, encoded by the coding sequence ATGCGCGACGCACTCGACGACTTCGCGGACCTGCTGAGCGAGCCCGCCGCCGAGGCCGACGGGGGCGGCGCGCGCCCCGAGCGTCGACGCCGACGCCGGCGTGGCTGGATCGCCGCGGGAGTGGCCGCGCTCGTGATCGTCGCGCTCGTGGGCGGCTACACCGTGTGGGCGCTGTCGACCCCGATCGCGCTGCCCGTGGCATCCACTCGGGTGCCGGCGGTCGACATGCCCGCCGCCGCCGAACTGGAGCTCCCGTGGTCCGGCGGCTGGGCGGTGAGCGTCGCGGGCGGTGAGGAGTTCCTCCCCGCCGAGGCGAGCGGGATCTGGGAGGCGGCCGACCTCGACGAGCCGCGACCGATGGCGAGCATCACCAAGCTGGTGACGGCGCTCGTCGTGCTCGACGCCCGCCCGCTCGAGGACGCCGACGATCCGGGCCCCACGCTGACGTTCCACGGCGTGCAGAAGCTGTACGACAAGTACTACGTGCAGAACGCGACCGTGGCCCGCATGCGCCCCGGCAGCACCATGTCGCAGCGCGACGTGCTGCAGATGATGCTCATCGTCTCGGCGAGCAACTACGCCGAAGCGGCCGCCGTGTGGGCGCACGGCTCGCTGTGGTCGTTCGCGGAGGCGACCGAGCGGTGGCTCGAACAGCACGGACTCGACGACACGCGCGTGGTCGAACCGTCGGGCATCGACCCGCGCAACACGAGCACACCGCGCGACCTCATCGCGCTCGCCGAGATCGCGATGGCGGAGCCCGCGATCGCCGAGATCGTCGGCCAGCGGTCCCTCGATGTCCCCGGGTTCAGCGGCTCCAACGCCAACACGCTCGTCGGGGGCGACTCCGTGGCGGGCGTCTCGTTCGTGGGTGTGAAGACCGGCACGCTCGACGAGTCCGGCGCCAACCTGCTGTTCACCGCGCGGGTCGGGATCGGGCGTGATCGCCCCCTGACGGTGACGGGCGTCCTGCTGGGCACCGGGTCGCAGACGCACAACGCGAGCACTGCCGAGGCGCTGGTGTCTTCGCTCTCGGCGGGTTTCCACGACGTCGAGGTCGCGCGCGAGGGCACCCCCGTCGGAGATTACACGACCGCGTGGGGAGCGTCGGCGGAGATGCTGATGGCATCCGACGCGACCGTCTTCACCTGGTCGGACACCCCGATCGAGGTCGACATGGTGACGCGGCCGCTGTCGACCGGTCGGGCTGGCGAGGTGGTCGGCAGCCTCACGTGGACGGCGGGGACCGAGACCGCTACGACCGATCTGGTGCTCTCCGACGACATCGCGCTCCCCGACGCCTGGTGGCGCCTGACACACCCGTTCGAGCTTCTCGGCTGA
- a CDS encoding recombinase family protein, with product MTTADRAPADYAESVSLPATTEAVPVIISGADWWAARPAGSRLVGLVVARDDLPSVIAQRDALAQFGVPIEGFRHPAPETGESWSERLTRLFGRLESGDVVVVADKHALGRDVDEETRTVTELRRRGVIVKVLGHGRQ from the coding sequence ATGACGACCGCCGACCGCGCCCCCGCCGACTACGCCGAGTCGGTGTCGCTGCCCGCGACCACCGAAGCAGTACCCGTCATCATCTCCGGCGCCGACTGGTGGGCCGCCCGTCCCGCGGGGTCGCGCCTGGTCGGTCTCGTCGTCGCCCGCGACGACCTCCCGAGCGTCATCGCACAGCGCGATGCCCTCGCCCAGTTCGGTGTGCCCATCGAAGGCTTCCGGCATCCTGCGCCCGAAACCGGTGAAAGCTGGTCGGAGCGCCTCACCCGCCTGTTCGGCCGCCTGGAGTCCGGCGACGTCGTCGTGGTCGCCGACAAGCACGCCCTCGGGCGCGACGTCGACGAAGAGACCCGCACCGTCACGGAGCTCCGTCGGCGCGGCGTCATCGTGAAGGTGCTGGGCCACGGCCGGCAGTGA